One window of Silurus meridionalis isolate SWU-2019-XX chromosome 9, ASM1480568v1, whole genome shotgun sequence genomic DNA carries:
- the s1pr1 gene encoding sphingosine 1-phosphate receptor 1, which produces MANSVNSNLIAKHYNFTGKFRTVEEFPGLKVDSLLFIIVCCFIILENVLVLLTIWRTKKFHKPMYYFIGNLALSDLLAGVAYTANILLSGANTNKLSPTQWFFREGSMFVALAASVFSLLAIAIERHLTMLKMKLHNSGNTCRVFMLISTVWLIAAILGGLPVMGWNCIDSMKNCSTVLPLYHKTYILFCTTVFSVILMAIVVLYARIYALVRTRSRNLVFRKVSNGRGSGNKSSEKSMALLKTVIIVLSCFIACWAPLFILLLLDVACEIRSCDVLYKAEWFLALAVLNSAMNPLIYTLTSNEMRRAFLKMLLCSACTQPAGKFSRPIIGAEFSRSKSDNSSHPNKEEPEYSPRETVVSSGNIASSS; this is translated from the coding sequence ATGGCTAATTCGGTGAACTCGAATCTTATAGCAAAGCACTACAATTTTACTGGAAAATTCCGTACGGTAGAAGAGTTTCCCGGACTCAAGGTTGACTCTCTGCTGTTTATCATTGTGTGCTGCTTTATCATTTTAGAGAATGTGTTGGTGCTTCTCACCATTTGGCGGACCAAAAAGTTCCACAAGCCTATGTACTATTTTATTGGGAACTTGGCACTTTCGGACTTGCTGGCTGGAGTTGCATACACAGCCAACATCCTGCTCTCGGGAGCGAATACAAATAAACTGAGTCCCACGCAGTGGTTCTTCCGTGAGGGGAGCATGTTTGTAGCGCTGGCTGCTTCGGTCTTCAGCCTCTTGGCCATCGCAATCGAGCGGCACCTTACTATGCTCAAGATGAAGCTTCACAACAGTGGAAACACGTGCCGCGTCTTCATGCTTATCAGCACCGTCTGGTTGATTGCAGCCATCCTTGGTGGCTTACCCGTTATGGGCTGGAACTGTATCGACAGCATGAAGAATTGCTCAACCGTGCTTCCACTCTACCACAAGACCTACATATTGTTCTGCACCACCGTGTTCAGCGTGATCCTCATGGCCATCGTGGTGCTCTACGCCCGGATTTACGCCCTGGTCCGCACGCGTAGCCGCAACCTCGTCTTCCGCAAGGTCTCGAATGGCCGCGGGAGTGGGAACAAGAGCTCGGAGAAGTCCATGGCCCTTCTCAAGACGGTCATCATTGTCCTAAGCTGCTTTATTGCTTGCTGGGCACCACTGTTCATCTTGCTCCTTCTGGACGTAGCCTGCGAGATCCGCAGCTGTGATGTCCTCTACAAAGCCGAGTGGTTCCTCGCTCTGGCCGTGCTGAACTCGGCAATGAACCCTCTCATCTACACGCTTACCAGCAACGAGATGCGCAGGGCTTTCCTCAAGATGCTGCTGTGCAGCGCGTGTACTCAGCCCGCTGGAAAGTTCTCCAGACCCATTATTGGGGCAGAGTTCAGCCGGAGCAAATCAGACAATTCGTCGCATCCCAACAAGGAAGAGCCTGAGTACTCACCCAGGGAGACGGTCGTGTCCTCCGGGAATATCGCATCCTCGTCGTAA